The following proteins are co-located in the Microcystis wesenbergii NRERC-220 genome:
- a CDS encoding cobalt-precorrin-6A reductase — protein MTKNKRVLILGGTGEAAALAAKIATIPGIDAIASFAGRTREPITLTTPSRRGGFGGATGLANYLRQEGIDCLIDATHPFAAQISFNAAQAASDCDIPRLILSRPAWEKVSGDNWIEVENNQAAANILSGLAPRIFLTIGRQELASYAHLKNIWFLMRMIDPPEPDAIVPIGKLLLERGPFSLQSERSLLQEYKIGAIVSKNSGGDATYAKIIAARELGITVVMVQRPPVPEGEKVADVESVLAWLEKI, from the coding sequence ATGACTAAAAATAAAAGAGTGCTGATTTTAGGGGGAACGGGGGAAGCGGCGGCATTAGCGGCTAAAATTGCGACAATTCCGGGTATAGATGCCATCGCTTCCTTTGCCGGTCGCACGAGAGAACCGATTACTCTCACAACTCCTTCTCGCCGGGGGGGGTTTGGTGGTGCCACCGGGTTAGCCAATTATCTGCGCCAAGAAGGCATTGATTGTTTAATTGATGCCACCCATCCCTTTGCCGCACAAATTTCCTTTAATGCCGCTCAAGCCGCCTCGGATTGTGATATTCCTCGATTAATCTTAAGTCGTCCAGCTTGGGAAAAAGTATCTGGAGATAATTGGATTGAAGTAGAAAACAATCAAGCGGCAGCGAATATTTTATCGGGGTTAGCGCCGCGGATATTCCTCACTATTGGTCGGCAAGAACTGGCCAGTTATGCACATCTAAAAAATATCTGGTTTTTGATGCGGATGATCGACCCTCCGGAACCGGATGCCATCGTACCGATTGGAAAATTATTGTTGGAACGGGGGCCTTTTTCCTTACAGTCAGAGCGCTCTCTTTTACAAGAATATAAGATTGGGGCGATCGTGAGTAAAAATAGCGGCGGTGATGCCACTTACGCCAAAATTATCGCCGCCAGAGAGTTGGGAATAACTGTGGTCATGGTACAACGTCCACCTGTACCTGAAGGAGAAAAAGTGGCTGATGTTGAAAGTGTCCTGGCATGGTTAGAAAAAATATGA
- the cobJ gene encoding precorrin-3B C(17)-methyltransferase: protein MKPPAILILGETSIPVARQVQIALPEAVVYGLINRTHSADFTYSNFGETVREFFQTGTPIIGICAAGILIRTVAPLLTNKWQEPPVLAIAEDGSAVVPLLGGLQGVNDLARQIASVLQISPAITTTGDIRFKTTLLSPPPGYQLVNPDDAKKFLSDLLAGEKVKLIGEADWLKNSNLPISSAAKLSIEIIDKNNLNLAKPSNTCLVYLWEESQQIKEKYGLLPGDLAQESQGKLAIVGTGPGSLNWMSPEVREVLEKATDWVGYKTYLDLVEYLRKPEIVRHESDNRVELDRAEMALDLAAKGRSVVLVSSGDPGIYAMAAAVFEVLEKKAKPAWQQIAIQVCPGISAMQAAAARVGAPLGHDFCAISLSDILKSWQVISQRIELAARADLAIAFYNPVSQERTWQLEKAKEILLQWRSPQTPVVLARNLGRKGETVTVKFLEDMTINDADMRTIILIGSSKTRLIEQGKTKQWVYTPRHY from the coding sequence ATGAAACCTCCAGCTATTCTAATTTTAGGAGAAACCAGTATCCCCGTGGCTCGTCAAGTGCAAATAGCCCTACCGGAAGCAGTGGTTTATGGGTTAATAAATCGTACCCATTCGGCGGATTTTACCTATAGTAATTTTGGCGAAACGGTGCGAGAATTTTTCCAGACGGGAACGCCAATTATTGGCATTTGTGCGGCGGGTATTTTAATTCGCACTGTAGCACCTTTATTAACTAATAAATGGCAAGAACCGCCTGTATTAGCGATCGCAGAAGATGGCAGCGCTGTAGTGCCTTTGTTGGGGGGTTTACAAGGGGTTAACGATCTCGCTCGTCAAATTGCCTCGGTTTTGCAAATTTCCCCCGCAATTACCACCACTGGTGATATTAGATTTAAAACTACTTTATTATCGCCACCACCCGGTTATCAGTTAGTTAATCCCGATGATGCTAAGAAGTTTCTGTCCGATTTATTGGCAGGTGAAAAAGTAAAATTAATCGGTGAAGCGGACTGGTTAAAAAATAGTAATTTACCGATTTCATCAGCAGCAAAACTGAGCATTGAGATTATTGATAAAAATAACTTAAACTTAGCAAAACCTAGCAATACCTGTTTAGTTTATCTGTGGGAGGAAAGCCAGCAAATTAAGGAAAAATATGGTTTACTACCGGGGGATTTGGCCCAGGAAAGTCAAGGTAAATTAGCCATAGTTGGAACCGGTCCTGGGTCCCTAAATTGGATGTCGCCGGAGGTTCGAGAAGTATTGGAAAAAGCCACGGATTGGGTGGGTTATAAAACTTATTTGGATTTGGTAGAATACCTGAGAAAACCAGAAATTGTCCGCCATGAATCGGATAATCGGGTGGAACTCGATCGCGCGGAAATGGCTCTAGATTTAGCGGCTAAGGGGCGATCGGTTGTCTTAGTTTCTTCCGGAGATCCGGGCATTTATGCCATGGCCGCGGCCGTGTTTGAGGTATTAGAAAAAAAAGCCAAACCGGCATGGCAGCAGATCGCCATTCAGGTCTGTCCGGGGATTTCGGCCATGCAGGCGGCGGCCGCCAGGGTTGGCGCACCTTTAGGCCATGATTTTTGTGCGATTTCCCTATCGGATATTCTCAAGTCTTGGCAGGTGATTTCTCAGCGCATTGAGTTAGCAGCCCGGGCAGATTTAGCGATCGCATTTTATAATCCTGTGTCTCAAGAGCGCACTTGGCAATTGGAGAAGGCAAAAGAGATTTTATTACAATGGCGCTCGCCGCAAACTCCTGTGGTATTAGCGCGTAATTTAGGGCGAAAAGGGGAAACAGTGACGGTGAAATTCCTAGAGGATATGACTATTAACGATGCGGATATGCGGACTATAATTTTGATCGGATCGAGTAAAACTCGCCTGATTGAGCAGGGTAAAACAAAACAGTGGGTTTATACTCCACGTCACTATTAG
- the cobI gene encoding precorrin-2 C(20)-methyltransferase, translating into MNKLGKLYGLGIGPGDPELLTLKAHRILTTVPVIAYPTLESGKVLARAIVSDFIRPEQIEIPMPLPFSVERSSQPHYDIAAENIAEQLNLGRDVAVLCVGDPMLYGTFMYIFNRLCDRFSIEVVPGISSVMASAAMLGVPITYRNDVFSIMPATLEAEILRDRLAFIDAAAIIKLGRHFAKVRDILDELGLLERALYIERATLPNQQIIPITEIEPEAVTYWSLILIPSKTKPQ; encoded by the coding sequence ATGAATAAATTAGGCAAACTTTATGGATTAGGAATCGGGCCTGGTGATCCCGAATTGTTGACGCTAAAAGCACACCGGATTCTCACAACTGTTCCGGTAATTGCCTATCCTACCTTAGAAAGTGGCAAAGTTTTGGCACGGGCAATTGTGTCGGATTTTATCCGTCCCGAGCAGATAGAAATTCCCATGCCCTTACCTTTTAGTGTCGAGCGCAGTTCTCAACCTCATTATGATATTGCCGCCGAAAATATCGCCGAACAGTTAAACTTAGGTCGAGATGTGGCGGTGCTATGTGTGGGCGATCCGATGTTGTATGGCACATTTATGTATATCTTTAATCGCTTGTGCGATCGCTTTTCCATTGAAGTCGTGCCGGGTATTTCTTCAGTGATGGCAAGTGCAGCAATGCTGGGTGTACCTATCACTTATCGAAATGACGTATTTAGTATCATGCCCGCTACTTTAGAGGCGGAAATATTGCGGGATCGCCTAGCATTTATTGATGCAGCAGCCATTATTAAATTAGGCAGACATTTCGCTAAAGTTCGCGATATTCTCGATGAATTAGGATTATTAGAACGCGCCCTCTACATCGAACGAGCAACCTTACCCAATCAGCAAATTATTCCGATTACCGAAATCGAGCCAGAGGCTGTCACCTACTGGTCATTAATTCTGATTCCTAGTAAAACTAAACCCCAATAA
- a CDS encoding precorrin-8X methylmutase has protein sequence MEYIKNGEEIYRKSFAIIRAETNWENLPDDLAPVAVRLIHSCGMTDITKDLEASPDAVKIGRNALAGGAAILCDSQMVANGITKARLPKDNPIICTLNHPEVTELARQINNTRSAAALELWRPHLAGAVVAIGNAPTALFRLLELLDQNVAKPALILGFPVGFVGAAESKIELATNSRGVPFITLHGRRGGSAIAAAAVNALAKENEL, from the coding sequence ATGGAATACATTAAGAATGGTGAGGAAATTTACCGCAAATCTTTTGCTATTATTCGGGCTGAAACTAACTGGGAAAATCTCCCCGATGATTTAGCTCCTGTGGCGGTTCGTCTAATTCATTCCTGCGGGATGACAGACATAACAAAAGATTTAGAAGCATCACCAGACGCGGTTAAAATCGGACGAAATGCCCTCGCTGGGGGTGCAGCAATTCTTTGTGATTCTCAAATGGTCGCTAATGGCATTACCAAAGCCCGTTTACCTAAAGATAATCCGATTATTTGTACCCTCAATCATCCAGAAGTGACCGAGTTAGCACGACAAATTAATAATACCCGATCCGCTGCCGCTTTAGAACTTTGGCGACCTCATTTAGCTGGAGCAGTGGTAGCTATTGGTAATGCACCAACCGCACTTTTTCGCCTGCTAGAATTGCTCGATCAAAATGTAGCTAAACCAGCTTTGATTTTAGGCTTTCCCGTGGGATTTGTGGGAGCGGCAGAGTCGAAAATAGAATTAGCAACTAATAGTCGTGGTGTGCCATTTATTACCCTGCACGGACGTAGGGGAGGCAGCGCAATCGCGGCAGCAGCAGTCAATGCCCTAGCAAAAGAGAACGAATTATGA